In Paraburkholderia flava, one genomic interval encodes:
- a CDS encoding ABC transporter substrate-binding protein has product MTHIASILASTAASITALRSKRRMTLAATAFALAGASLVAAPAAQAAPLKIGMTFQELNNPYFVTMQKALDEAAASIGAQVVVTDAHHDVSKQVSDVEDMLQKKIDILLVNPTDSTGIVSAVNAAKKAGVVVVAVDANANGPVDSFVGSKNFDAGQMSCEYLAKAIGGSGEVAILDGIPVVPILERVRGCKAALAKFPNVKIVDTQNGKQERATALSVTENMIQAHPNLKGVFSVNDGGAMGALSAIESSGKDIKLTSVDGAPEAITALQKPNSKFIETSAQFPRDQVRIALGIALAKKWGANVPKAIPVDVKLIDKDNAKGFSW; this is encoded by the coding sequence ATGACGCACATCGCTTCGATCCTCGCTTCGACCGCTGCTTCGATCACTGCCCTGCGATCGAAGCGGCGCATGACGCTAGCTGCAACCGCGTTCGCACTCGCCGGCGCATCGCTCGTGGCCGCGCCCGCTGCGCAGGCCGCGCCGCTGAAGATCGGCATGACGTTTCAGGAGCTGAACAACCCGTACTTCGTGACGATGCAGAAGGCACTCGATGAAGCCGCCGCATCGATCGGCGCGCAGGTGGTCGTCACCGATGCGCACCACGACGTCAGCAAGCAGGTGAGCGACGTCGAAGACATGCTGCAAAAGAAGATCGACATCCTGCTCGTGAATCCGACTGACTCGACCGGCATCGTGTCGGCGGTGAATGCGGCGAAGAAGGCGGGCGTGGTGGTCGTTGCAGTCGATGCGAACGCGAACGGTCCGGTCGATTCGTTCGTCGGCTCGAAGAATTTCGACGCGGGCCAGATGTCGTGCGAGTACCTCGCGAAGGCGATCGGCGGCAGCGGCGAAGTCGCGATTCTCGACGGCATTCCGGTCGTGCCGATTCTCGAACGCGTGCGCGGCTGCAAGGCGGCACTCGCGAAGTTTCCGAACGTGAAGATCGTCGATACGCAGAACGGCAAGCAGGAACGCGCGACCGCGCTGTCCGTCACCGAGAACATGATCCAGGCGCATCCGAACCTGAAGGGCGTGTTCAGCGTCAACGACGGCGGCGCGATGGGCGCGTTGTCGGCGATCGAGTCGTCGGGTAAGGACATCAAGCTGACGAGCGTCGACGGTGCGCCCGAAGCGATCACCGCGCTGCAGAAGCCGAACTCGAAGTTCATCGAGACGTCCGCGCAGTTCCCGCGCGACCAGGTGCGCATCGCGCTCGGCATTGCGCTCGCGAAAAAGTGGGGCGCCAATGTGCCGAAGGCGATTCCGGTCGACGTGAAGCTGATCGACAAGGACAACGCGAAGGGTTTCAGCTGGTAA
- a CDS encoding sugar ABC transporter ATP-binding protein — protein MDAILKLEHISKGFPGVKALQDIHLEIARGEIHALLGENGAGKSTLMKILCGIYEPDEGTITIDGEARRFTNYHDAVAAGVGIVFQEFSLIPYLNAVENMFLGRERRTRFGTLDRAAMRRMAADIFKRLGVAIDLSVPIRELSVAQQQFVEIGKALSLDARILILDEPTATLTPAEAEHLFTIMRELKQQGVAMIFISHHLEEIFEVCDRITVLRDGQYVGMTEVASTDVGRLVEMMVGRRIESSFPPKPPLRADAKLVLEVDALQLNKDGPVNRFVLREGEILGFAGLVGSGRTETALAVIGADPAHVKEIRIRGAAAKLSDPADALSAGVGILPESRKTEGLITDFSIKQNISINNFGKYRAARFFIDRRSEARATADIMKRVGVKAPTMNTQVGTLSGGNQQKVVIARWLNHHANILIFDEPTRGIDVGAKAEIYLLMRELTARGYSIIMISSELPEIVGMCDRVAVFRQGRIEATLEGDAIDANAVMTCATAGNQGAHHEHA, from the coding sequence ATGGACGCGATACTGAAGCTCGAACACATCTCGAAGGGATTTCCCGGCGTGAAGGCGCTGCAGGACATCCACCTCGAGATCGCGCGTGGCGAGATTCACGCGCTGCTCGGCGAGAACGGTGCGGGCAAATCGACGCTGATGAAAATTCTGTGCGGCATCTACGAGCCGGACGAAGGGACCATCACGATCGACGGCGAAGCACGCCGCTTCACGAACTATCACGACGCGGTCGCGGCCGGCGTCGGCATCGTGTTTCAGGAGTTCAGCCTGATTCCGTATCTGAACGCGGTCGAGAACATGTTCCTCGGTCGTGAGCGACGCACGCGTTTCGGCACGCTCGATCGCGCGGCGATGCGTCGCATGGCGGCTGACATTTTTAAGCGGCTCGGCGTCGCGATCGATCTCTCGGTGCCGATTCGCGAGCTGTCGGTCGCGCAGCAGCAGTTCGTCGAAATCGGCAAGGCGCTGTCGCTCGACGCGCGCATCCTGATCCTCGACGAACCGACCGCGACGCTCACGCCCGCCGAAGCCGAGCATCTGTTCACGATCATGCGCGAACTGAAGCAGCAGGGCGTCGCGATGATTTTCATCTCGCATCACCTCGAAGAAATCTTCGAAGTGTGCGACCGCATCACCGTGCTGCGCGACGGTCAGTACGTCGGCATGACGGAGGTCGCGAGCACGGACGTTGGGCGGCTCGTCGAGATGATGGTCGGGCGCAGGATCGAAAGCAGCTTTCCGCCGAAGCCGCCGTTGCGTGCCGATGCAAAGCTCGTGCTTGAAGTGGACGCGTTGCAGTTGAACAAGGACGGTCCGGTGAATCGCTTCGTGCTGCGCGAAGGCGAGATTCTCGGCTTCGCGGGGCTGGTCGGTTCGGGCCGCACCGAGACCGCGCTCGCGGTGATCGGCGCCGATCCGGCACACGTGAAGGAGATCCGCATTCGCGGTGCGGCGGCGAAACTGTCGGACCCGGCCGATGCGCTGAGCGCAGGCGTCGGCATTCTTCCGGAAAGCCGCAAGACCGAAGGTCTGATCACCGACTTCTCGATCAAGCAGAACATCTCGATCAATAACTTCGGCAAGTATCGCGCGGCCCGCTTCTTTATCGACCGGCGCAGTGAAGCGCGCGCGACCGCCGACATCATGAAGCGTGTCGGCGTGAAGGCGCCGACGATGAACACGCAGGTCGGCACGCTGTCGGGCGGCAATCAGCAGAAGGTCGTGATCGCGCGCTGGCTGAATCACCACGCGAATATCCTGATCTTCGACGAGCCGACACGAGGCATCGATGTCGGCGCGAAAGCCGAAATCTATCTGCTGATGCGCGAACTCACCGCGCGCGGCTACTCGATCATCATGATTTCGTCGGAGTTGCCGGAGATCGTCGGCATGTGCGATCGCGTCGCGGTGTTCCGCCAGGGACGCATCGAAGCAACGCTCGAAGGTGACGCGATCGACGCGAACGCCGTAATGACCTGCGCGACCGCGGGCAACCAGGGAGCCCACCATGAACACGCCTGA
- a CDS encoding ABC transporter permease has protein sequence MNTPDSSSPKTARASSDTPGVPLRFNWASLRRSTLFYPFIGLVVVCIAMMFASDSFLSAANLENVLRQVSINAIIAVGMTCVILTGGIDLSVGSVMALSGTLAAGLMVAGVNAVAALAIGIAVGLGFGVANGFFVAFAGMPPIIVTLATMGIARGLALIYTGGYPIDGLPDWVSFFGSGKVLGIQAPVLIMLVIYAVAWLLLERMPFGRYVYAIGGNEQATRLSGVRVARVKLLVYSIAGLTSAFASIVLTARLMSGQPNAGVGFELDAIAAVVMGGTSISGGRGSIIGTLIGALLLGVLNNGLNMVGVNPYVQNVIKGGIILLAIYISRERKK, from the coding sequence ATGAACACGCCTGATTCCTCTTCTCCCAAGACTGCGCGCGCGTCGTCCGATACGCCGGGCGTGCCGCTGCGTTTTAACTGGGCGTCGCTCCGACGCTCGACGTTGTTCTATCCGTTCATCGGTCTCGTCGTCGTCTGCATTGCGATGATGTTCGCGAGCGACAGCTTTCTGTCGGCCGCGAATCTCGAGAACGTACTGCGTCAGGTATCGATCAACGCGATCATCGCGGTCGGCATGACCTGCGTGATTCTGACCGGCGGCATCGATCTGTCGGTCGGTTCGGTGATGGCGTTGTCGGGCACGCTCGCCGCGGGGCTGATGGTGGCCGGCGTGAACGCGGTCGCCGCACTCGCGATCGGCATCGCGGTCGGACTCGGCTTCGGCGTCGCGAACGGCTTCTTCGTCGCGTTCGCCGGCATGCCGCCGATCATCGTCACGCTCGCGACGATGGGCATCGCGCGCGGTCTCGCGCTGATCTACACCGGCGGCTATCCGATCGACGGGTTGCCCGACTGGGTCAGCTTCTTCGGCAGCGGCAAGGTGCTTGGCATCCAGGCGCCGGTGCTGATCATGCTTGTGATCTACGCGGTCGCGTGGTTGCTGCTCGAACGGATGCCGTTCGGCCGCTACGTCTATGCGATCGGCGGCAACGAACAGGCGACGCGTCTGTCCGGTGTGCGCGTCGCGCGCGTGAAGCTGCTGGTCTATTCGATCGCGGGGCTCACGTCGGCATTCGCGTCGATCGTGCTGACCGCGCGTTTGATGAGCGGTCAGCCGAACGCGGGCGTCGGCTTCGAACTCGACGCGATCGCGGCCGTCGTGATGGGCGGCACGTCGATCTCCGGCGGACGCGGCTCGATCATCGGCACGTTGATCGGCGCGCTGCTGCTCGGCGTGCTGAACAACGGACTGAACATGGTCGGCGTGAATCCGTACGTCCAGAACGTGATCAAAGGCGGGATCATCCTGCTCGCCATTTACATCAGCCGCGAGCGCAAGAAGTAA
- a CDS encoding alcohol dehydrogenase catalytic domain-containing protein: protein MSTQDPVEKEMTAIVCHAPEDYRVEQVTRPHARAHELVIRIAACGICASDCKCHSGAKMFWGGPSPWVKAPVIPGHEFFGYVEELGEGAAEHFGVQAGDRVIAEQIVPCGKCRYCRSGQYWMCEVHNIFGFQREVADGGMAEYMRIPPTAIVHKIPLGISLEDAAIIEPLACAIHTVNRGDLQLDDVVVIAGAGPLGLMMTQVAHLKTPKKLVVIDLVEERLALAREYGADVTINPKEDDALAIIQSLTGGYGCDVYIETTGVPAGVTQGMDLIRKLGRFVEFSVFGAETTMDWSVIGDRKELDVRGAHLGPYCYPIAIDLLARGLVTSKGIVTHGFSLEEWDEAIRVANSLDSIKVLMKPRS from the coding sequence ATGAGCACCCAAGACCCCGTTGAAAAAGAAATGACGGCTATCGTCTGCCACGCGCCGGAAGACTATCGCGTCGAACAGGTGACGCGCCCGCACGCCCGCGCACACGAACTCGTGATCCGCATCGCCGCATGCGGCATCTGCGCCAGCGACTGCAAATGCCACTCCGGCGCGAAGATGTTCTGGGGCGGCCCAAGTCCCTGGGTGAAAGCGCCGGTGATCCCGGGTCACGAGTTCTTCGGCTACGTCGAAGAACTGGGCGAAGGCGCGGCGGAACACTTCGGCGTGCAGGCCGGCGACCGCGTGATCGCCGAGCAGATCGTGCCGTGCGGCAAGTGCCGCTATTGCCGCTCGGGCCAGTACTGGATGTGCGAAGTGCACAACATCTTCGGCTTCCAGCGCGAAGTCGCGGACGGCGGCATGGCCGAGTACATGCGCATTCCGCCGACCGCGATCGTTCACAAGATTCCGCTCGGCATTTCGCTTGAAGACGCCGCGATCATCGAACCGCTCGCGTGCGCGATTCACACGGTGAACCGCGGCGATCTGCAGCTCGACGACGTCGTCGTGATTGCCGGCGCGGGACCGCTCGGTTTGATGATGACGCAGGTCGCGCATCTGAAGACGCCGAAGAAGCTCGTCGTGATCGATCTCGTCGAAGAGCGGCTTGCGCTTGCGCGCGAATACGGCGCCGACGTGACGATCAATCCGAAGGAGGACGACGCGCTCGCGATCATCCAGTCTTTGACCGGCGGCTATGGCTGTGACGTGTATATCGAAACGACCGGCGTGCCCGCAGGCGTCACGCAGGGGATGGATCTGATCCGCAAGCTCGGACGCTTCGTCGAGTTTTCGGTGTTCGGCGCCGAGACTACAATGGACTGGTCGGTGATCGGCGACCGCAAGGAACTCGACGTGCGCGGCGCGCACCTGGGACCCTACTGCTACCCGATCGCGATCGATCTGCTCGCGCGCGGTCTCGTCACATCGAAGGGCATTGTCACGCATGGCTTCTCGCTCGAAGAATGGGACGAAGCGATCCGCGTCGCGAACTCGCTCGACTCGATCAAGGTGCTGATGAAACCGCGTAGCTAG
- a CDS encoding FGGY-family carbohydrate kinase: protein MDYVIGVDIGTQSTKALLADRHGTIVAQHSRSYQLDTPKPLWAEQWPSVWLKAVAECIKRCVEKAAAAGIDRSSIKSICVSSLYGGSGIPVDNEMRPLYPCLIWMDRRATDQVEWVRANVDVDRLQTITGNGVDSYYGYTKMLWLREHEPNVWAKTRYFLPPNAYLIYLLTGEVAVDHSSAGNIGGVYDVARRDWSDEALDMLGIPATMMPERLVESSEVVGGLLSQWSDQLGLDAGTKVVAGGVDAAVATFAAGVTRPGQHVAMLGTSMCWGYLNQTVDARHGLVSMPHVFNGQRDLYVFGGAITAGASVTWYRDQFCHAEIEAARGTEHGDPHRVLEEAAAQVPAGADGVMFLPYLMGERSPVWDAKASGAFVGLSLFHTRAHLYRAVLEGVTFALKHNIEAGRRGAQSLDERLIVVGGAAHSDLWMQIIADVTGYPVLTIEQDVEAAMGAALLAAVGAQLIDRDEAERGWITLVERARPDAERQKLYTQRFGVYADLYPALKPIMHRLQPS, encoded by the coding sequence ATGGATTACGTCATCGGCGTCGACATCGGCACGCAGAGTACGAAAGCGCTGCTCGCCGACCGGCACGGCACGATCGTCGCGCAGCATTCGCGCAGCTACCAGCTCGACACACCGAAGCCGTTATGGGCGGAGCAATGGCCGTCGGTATGGCTGAAGGCTGTTGCCGAGTGCATCAAGCGCTGCGTGGAGAAAGCCGCCGCCGCTGGAATCGACCGCTCTTCGATCAAGTCGATCTGCGTGAGCAGCCTGTACGGCGGCTCGGGCATTCCGGTCGACAACGAAATGCGGCCGCTGTACCCGTGTCTGATCTGGATGGACCGGCGCGCGACCGATCAGGTCGAATGGGTGCGCGCGAACGTCGACGTTGACCGTTTGCAGACGATCACCGGTAACGGCGTCGACAGCTATTACGGCTACACGAAAATGCTGTGGCTGCGCGAGCACGAACCGAACGTGTGGGCGAAGACGCGCTACTTCCTGCCGCCGAACGCATATCTGATCTATCTGCTGACCGGCGAGGTCGCGGTCGATCACAGCTCGGCCGGCAATATCGGCGGCGTGTACGACGTCGCGCGGCGCGACTGGTCCGACGAAGCACTCGACATGCTCGGCATTCCCGCGACGATGATGCCGGAGCGACTCGTCGAATCGTCGGAGGTGGTCGGCGGATTGCTGTCGCAGTGGAGCGATCAGTTGGGGCTCGACGCGGGCACGAAGGTCGTCGCAGGCGGTGTCGATGCAGCGGTCGCGACATTCGCGGCGGGCGTCACGCGACCGGGCCAGCACGTCGCGATGCTCGGCACGAGCATGTGCTGGGGTTATCTGAACCAGACCGTCGATGCGCGGCACGGGCTCGTCAGCATGCCGCACGTGTTCAACGGACAGCGCGACCTCTACGTGTTCGGCGGCGCGATCACGGCGGGCGCGTCGGTCACGTGGTATCGCGATCAGTTCTGTCACGCGGAAATCGAAGCGGCGCGCGGGACCGAACACGGCGATCCGCATCGCGTGCTCGAAGAAGCGGCCGCGCAGGTGCCGGCCGGTGCCGACGGCGTGATGTTTCTGCCGTACCTGATGGGTGAGCGCAGTCCCGTGTGGGATGCGAAGGCGAGCGGTGCGTTCGTCGGACTGAGTCTCTTTCATACGCGCGCGCATCTGTACCGCGCGGTGCTCGAAGGTGTCACGTTTGCTTTGAAGCACAACATCGAAGCGGGGCGGCGCGGCGCGCAATCGCTTGATGAACGGTTGATCGTCGTCGGTGGTGCCGCGCATTCGGACCTGTGGATGCAGATCATCGCGGACGTCACCGGCTACCCGGTGCTGACGATCGAGCAGGACGTCGAGGCTGCGATGGGCGCTGCGTTGCTCGCTGCGGTCGGCGCGCAACTGATCGATCGCGACGAAGCCGAGCGCGGCTGGATCACGCTCGTCGAACGTGCGCGGCCCGATGCGGAGCGGCAGAAACTCTACACACAACGCTTCGGCGTCTATGCCGATCTGTACCCGGCGTTGAAGCCGATCATGCACCGGTTGCAGCCTTCATGA
- a CDS encoding SDR family oxidoreductase yields MNAHFDFSGRSILVTGASSGIGRTTVERLCASGARVVAAARNAAELARLAEQTGCEPLVLDVGDAGSIDCAFASLGERGIFDGLVNCAGIALLERALDTTAESFDSVMAVNARGAALVARYVARGMIDAGVKGSIVNVSSQASLVALDDHLAYCASKAAMDAITRVLCVELGPHGIRVNSVNPTVTLTPMAVLAWSDPVKREPALQGIPLHRFAEPDEVAQPILFLLSDAASMISGVALPIDGGYTAR; encoded by the coding sequence ATGAACGCACACTTCGATTTTTCTGGCCGCTCGATTCTCGTGACGGGCGCGTCGAGCGGTATCGGGCGCACAACGGTCGAACGGCTGTGCGCGAGCGGTGCACGTGTGGTGGCCGCCGCGCGTAATGCGGCGGAACTCGCGCGGCTCGCCGAGCAGACGGGTTGCGAGCCGCTGGTGCTTGACGTCGGTGATGCAGGTTCGATCGATTGCGCGTTTGCATCGCTCGGTGAGCGTGGGATCTTCGACGGTCTCGTGAATTGCGCAGGCATCGCGTTGCTCGAACGTGCGCTCGATACAACTGCGGAGAGTTTCGACAGCGTGATGGCCGTCAACGCGCGGGGCGCGGCGCTGGTCGCGCGCTACGTCGCGCGCGGGATGATCGACGCGGGTGTGAAGGGCAGCATCGTCAACGTGTCGAGCCAGGCGTCGCTCGTCGCACTCGACGATCACCTCGCGTATTGCGCGTCGAAGGCCGCGATGGATGCGATCACGCGCGTGCTGTGCGTCGAACTCGGGCCGCACGGTATTCGCGTGAACAGCGTGAATCCCACCGTCACGCTCACGCCGATGGCCGTGCTTGCGTGGAGCGATCCGGTGAAGCGCGAGCCTGCGTTGCAGGGCATTCCGTTGCACCGCTTCGCCGAACCCGACGAGGTCGCGCAGCCGATCCTGTTTTTGCTGAGCGACGCGGCGTCGATGATCAGTGGGGTGGCGTTGCCGATCGATGGGGGGTACACCGCGCGGTGA
- the kynA gene encoding tryptophan 2,3-dioxygenase, translating into MTDPKQPAQTQGCPFGHGDASSPQAATQAANTTDDTTGWHDAQLDFSKSMSYGDYLSLDSILTAQHPKSPDHNEMLFIIQHQTSELWMKLALYELRAARGAVHRDELPPAFKMLARISRILEQLVQAWSVIATMTPSEYTAMRPYLGQSSGFQSYQYRQIEFLLGNKNVQMLKPHAHLPEVLAEVRATLEAPSFYDEVVFLLARKGFAISPERLARDWTLATEHDPSVEAAWLEVYRNPSQHWELYEMAEELVDLEDAFRQWRFRHVTTVERIIGFKQGTGGTSGAPYLRRMLDVVLFPELWHVRTVL; encoded by the coding sequence ATGACCGATCCGAAACAACCGGCTCAAACGCAGGGATGTCCGTTCGGGCACGGCGATGCCTCTTCGCCGCAAGCCGCGACTCAAGCCGCGAATACCACCGACGACACCACCGGCTGGCACGACGCACAACTCGATTTCTCGAAGTCGATGAGCTACGGTGATTACCTGTCGCTCGATTCGATTCTCACCGCGCAGCATCCGAAGTCGCCGGATCACAACGAGATGCTGTTCATCATCCAGCATCAGACCAGCGAGCTCTGGATGAAGCTCGCGCTGTACGAACTGCGTGCCGCACGCGGCGCGGTGCATCGCGACGAACTGCCGCCCGCGTTCAAGATGCTCGCGCGCATCTCGCGGATTCTCGAACAGCTGGTGCAGGCGTGGAGCGTGATCGCGACGATGACGCCGTCCGAGTACACCGCGATGCGGCCGTACCTCGGACAGTCGTCGGGCTTTCAGTCGTACCAGTACCGGCAGATCGAATTCCTGCTCGGCAACAAGAACGTGCAGATGCTGAAGCCGCATGCGCATCTGCCTGAAGTATTGGCCGAGGTGCGCGCGACGCTCGAAGCGCCGTCGTTCTACGACGAAGTGGTGTTCCTGCTTGCGCGCAAAGGCTTCGCGATTTCACCCGAACGGCTTGCCCGCGACTGGACGCTAGCCACGGAACACGATCCGTCCGTCGAGGCCGCGTGGCTAGAGGTGTACCGCAATCCGTCGCAGCACTGGGAGCTGTACGAGATGGCCGAAGAACTCGTCGATCTCGAAGACGCGTTCCGTCAATGGCGCTTCCGTCACGTGACGACCGTCGAGCGGATCATCGGCTTCAAGCAGGGCACCGGCGGCACGAGCGGCGCGCCGTATCTGCGCAGAATGCTCGACGTCGTGCTGTTTCCGGAGTTGTGGCACGTGCGGACCGTGCTGTAA
- the kynU gene encoding kynureninase — protein MNNRNEAVALDRADPLGTLRDQFALAPDTIYLDGNSLGVPPAAAAQRAQTVIAAEWQQGLIRSWNTAGWFALPRRLGNKLAPLIGAADDEVVVTDTISINLFKALSAALRVQNERDPKRRVIVSERSNFPTDLYIAQGLIEQLDRGYELRLVDDPAELPDAIGDDTAIAMITHVNYRTGYMHDMAALTKLIHDKGALALWDLAHSAGAVPVDLNGVDADYAVGCTYKYLNGGPGSPAFVWVPKRHQNAFTQPLSGWWGHRAPFEMNPQYRPDDGVGRFLCGTQPMVSMALVECGLDVFLQTDMQAIRRKSLALTDLFIELVESRCSEFPLKLVTPRAHTQRGSHASFEHPNGYEVMQALIARNVIGDYREPSVLRFGFTPLYTRYVDVWDAVEILRDVLTTESWRAPEFATRGAVT, from the coding sequence ATGAACAACCGTAACGAAGCAGTAGCGCTCGACCGCGCCGACCCGCTCGGCACACTGCGCGACCAGTTCGCGCTCGCGCCGGACACGATCTACCTCGACGGCAATTCGCTCGGCGTCCCGCCGGCCGCAGCCGCACAACGTGCGCAGACGGTAATCGCAGCGGAATGGCAACAAGGCTTGATCCGAAGCTGGAACACCGCAGGCTGGTTCGCGCTGCCGCGCCGCCTCGGCAACAAGCTCGCGCCGCTGATCGGCGCCGCCGACGACGAAGTCGTCGTCACCGATACGATCTCGATCAACCTGTTCAAGGCGTTGTCCGCCGCGCTGCGCGTGCAGAACGAACGCGACCCGAAGCGTCGCGTGATCGTCTCCGAGCGCTCGAACTTTCCGACCGACCTCTACATCGCGCAAGGGCTGATCGAACAGCTGGATCGCGGCTACGAGCTGCGCCTCGTCGACGATCCGGCCGAACTGCCGGACGCAATCGGCGACGACACCGCGATCGCGATGATCACGCACGTCAACTACCGCACCGGCTACATGCACGACATGGCCGCGCTGACGAAGCTGATCCACGACAAAGGCGCGCTCGCGCTGTGGGACCTCGCGCATTCGGCGGGCGCGGTGCCGGTCGATCTGAACGGCGTCGATGCCGACTACGCGGTGGGCTGCACGTACAAGTATCTGAACGGCGGCCCCGGTTCGCCGGCCTTCGTGTGGGTGCCGAAGCGGCATCAGAATGCATTCACGCAACCGCTGTCCGGCTGGTGGGGCCATCGCGCGCCGTTCGAGATGAATCCGCAGTACCGGCCCGACGACGGCGTCGGTCGCTTTCTGTGCGGGACGCAGCCGATGGTGTCGATGGCACTCGTCGAATGCGGGCTCGACGTGTTCCTGCAAACCGACATGCAAGCGATCCGCCGCAAGTCGCTCGCGCTGACGGACCTGTTTATCGAACTCGTCGAGTCGCGTTGCAGTGAGTTTCCGCTGAAGCTCGTCACGCCGCGCGCGCACACGCAACGCGGTTCGCATGCGAGCTTCGAGCATCCGAACGGTTATGAAGTGATGCAGGCATTGATCGCGCGCAACGTGATCGGCGATTATCGCGAGCCGTCGGTGCTGCGCTTCGGCTTCACGCCGCTCTATACGCGCTACGTCGACGTGTGGGATGCAGTCGAAATCCTGCGCGACGTGCTCACGACCGAAAGCTGGCGCGCACCCGAATTCGCGACGCGCGGCGCGGTGACCTGA
- the kynB gene encoding arylformamidase — protein MDTLWDITPAVDTATPVWPGDTPVGIERMWRIEAGSPVNVARLTLSPHTGAHTDAPLHYDAAGLAIGEVPLDAYLGRCRVIHCIGAAPRVEPHHVAAALDDLPPRVLLRTYEHAPTAAWDSAFCAVAPETIDLLAARGVKLIGIDTPSLDPQDSKTMDAHHRVREHRMAILEGIVLDAVAPGDYELIALPLKLTTLDASPVRAVLRALRDLFFTLPEHHEQP, from the coding sequence ATGGACACACTCTGGGACATCACCCCCGCCGTCGACACCGCGACGCCCGTCTGGCCGGGCGATACGCCGGTTGGCATCGAACGGATGTGGCGCATCGAAGCCGGCTCGCCGGTCAACGTCGCGCGGCTCACGCTGTCGCCGCACACCGGCGCGCACACCGATGCGCCGCTGCACTACGACGCCGCCGGTCTTGCGATCGGCGAAGTTCCGCTCGACGCGTACCTCGGTCGCTGCCGCGTGATCCACTGCATCGGCGCCGCGCCTCGCGTCGAGCCGCATCACGTGGCCGCCGCGCTCGACGACCTGCCGCCGCGCGTGCTGCTGCGCACCTACGAACACGCACCGACGGCCGCATGGGACAGCGCGTTCTGCGCGGTCGCGCCGGAGACGATCGATCTGCTGGCCGCTCGCGGCGTGAAGCTGATCGGCATCGACACGCCGTCGCTCGATCCGCAGGATTCGAAGACGATGGATGCACATCACCGCGTGCGCGAACACCGGATGGCGATCCTCGAAGGCATCGTGCTCGACGCGGTCGCGCCCGGCGACTACGAACTGATCGCACTACCGCTGAAGCTGACCACGCTCGATGCCAGCCCCGTGCGCGCCGTGTTGCGTGCGCTGCGCGACCTCTTTTTCACCTTACCGGAACACCATGAACAACCGTAA
- a CDS encoding Lrp/AsnC family transcriptional regulator translates to MNAISLDATDCRILAVLQQEGRISNLDLAERISLSPSACLRRLRLLEEQGVIERYRASLNRQVLGFELEAFVQVSMRNEQPNWHERFAEAVRDWPEVVGAFVVTGETHYLLRVLAHNLKHYSDFVLERLYKAPGVLDIRSNIVLQTLKEDTGVPVGLVETAGRSSAASGG, encoded by the coding sequence ATGAACGCGATCTCGCTCGACGCCACCGATTGCCGCATTCTGGCCGTGCTGCAGCAGGAAGGACGGATCAGTAACCTCGATCTGGCGGAACGCATTTCGCTGTCCCCGTCGGCATGTCTGCGACGGCTGCGGTTGCTGGAGGAGCAGGGCGTGATCGAGCGCTATCGCGCGAGCCTGAACCGGCAGGTGCTGGGGTTCGAGCTGGAGGCGTTCGTGCAGGTATCGATGCGCAACGAGCAGCCGAACTGGCACGAGCGGTTCGCCGAAGCGGTGCGCGACTGGCCCGAGGTCGTCGGCGCGTTCGTCGTCACCGGCGAGACGCATTACCTGCTGCGCGTGCTCGCGCACAACCTCAAACACTATTCGGACTTCGTGCTGGAGCGGCTGTACAAGGCGCCCGGCGTGCTCGACATCCGCTCGAACATCGTGCTGCAGACGCTCAAGGAAGATACGGGCGTGCCGGTCGGGCTGGTGGAGACGGCGGGGCGGAGTAGTGCGGCGAGTGGCGGGTAG